One Anthonomus grandis grandis chromosome 15, icAntGran1.3, whole genome shotgun sequence DNA segment encodes these proteins:
- the LOC126745321 gene encoding uncharacterized protein LOC126745321, whose protein sequence is MWDKLEKNNKGWLNGIISLPKPLSSSSQRVGRPKTKFYDSSERAKRRKTETLRRDNDLEELTFATQVKLGNEGKRDASVVLKEITSTPKRATAYKKSFSASKSKEKVQLTPQQALSMFIEADLSKRPYEIIRSYNPSMYPCYSKIQEVKKECYPDKESITVTETLADIKLQNLMDHTVSRLLTDLYEVVKTLGEEERNALELICKWGCDGEQQAQFKQKFVCDSDTDANVFQSSLVPLRLICSLNGKILWQNPTPSSPRYCRPIRLRFIKETADVTREEIKDASKNLNKTKVQIKENIACEVSHTMMLTMVDGKVCNSVTSTSSTMRCYICGLTSKDFNCIQKKGDS, encoded by the exons ATGTGGGATAAATTAGAAAAGAATAACAAAGGATGGCTGAATGGAATCATTTCACTTCCTAAACCTCTGAGCTCGTCCTCTCAAAGAGTTGGCCgtccaaaaacaaaattctatgATTCGAGTGAAAGAGCCAAGAGAAGAAAAACGGAAACTTTGAGAAGAGACAATGACCTGGAAGAACTTACTTTTGCAACTCAAGTAAAATTAG GTAATGAAGGGAAACGTGATGCTTCTGTCGTGCTGAAAGAAATCACTTCTACACCCAAACGAGCCACTGCCTATAAAAAATCGTTCAGTGCAAGTAAATCCAAAGAGAAGGTACAACTAACACCGCAACAAGCGTTATCAATGTTCATCGAAGCAGACTTATCAAAGAGGCCGTACGAAATCATAAGAAGTTATAATCCATCTATGTATCCATGCTACAGTAAGATCCAAGAAGTCAAAAAAGAATGTTACCCCGACAAAGAATCTATTACTGTCACCGAAACTTTAGCAGATATTAAGCTTCAGAATTTGATGGATCACACTGTATCCAGATTACTGACAGATCTTTACGAAGTAGTTAAAACGCTTGGCGAAGAAGAAAGAAATGCCTTGGAACTCATATGTAAATGGGGATGCGATGGAGAGCAACAAGcgcaattcaaacaaaaatttgtatgtgACTCCGACACGGACGCTAACGTGTTCCAAAGCTCACTTGTCCCTTTACGGCTTATTTGTtccttaaatggaaaaatactaTGGCAGAACCCCACTCCTTCATCTCCTCGTTATTGCCGCCCAATCAGGCTAAGATTTATAAAAGAAACCGCAGATGTGACAAGAGAAGAAATCAAAGatgcttcaaaaaatttgaacaaaacgaAAGtccaaattaaagaaaatattgcttGCGAGGTATCGCATACAATGATGTTGACCATGGTCGATGGAAAG gtGTGCAACTCTGTGACAAGTACATCATCTACAATGAGGTGCTACATATGTGGCTTAACTTCAAAGGATTTTAACTGTATCCAAAAAAAAGGGGACAGTTAA